In Lacibacter sp. H375, one DNA window encodes the following:
- a CDS encoding VOC family protein, which produces MQKITPFLWFDGNAEEAMDFYFSVFKNSKKISTMPGPGGSVMGVTFELEGLEFHGLNAGPMFKFNEAVSFFVKSDTQEEIDYYWEKLTADGGEESMCGWLKDKFGLSWQIVPPILGKLLGDPDREKAGRVMQAMMQMKKIIIADLENA; this is translated from the coding sequence ATGCAAAAGATCACTCCGTTTTTATGGTTCGATGGTAATGCTGAAGAGGCCATGGATTTCTATTTTTCTGTCTTCAAGAATTCAAAGAAAATTTCAACCATGCCTGGTCCTGGCGGTTCTGTAATGGGAGTTACATTTGAACTGGAAGGATTGGAATTCCATGGATTGAATGCAGGGCCAATGTTTAAGTTCAACGAAGCTGTTTCGTTTTTTGTGAAGTCGGATACACAAGAGGAGATAGATTATTATTGGGAAAAACTTACAGCCGATGGTGGAGAAGAAAGCATGTGCGGCTGGCTGAAAGATAAATTTGGTTTAAGCTGGCAGATCGTTCCACCAATTCTTGGTAAATTACTAGGCGATCCTGATCGGGAGAAAGCGGGCCGTGTTATGCAGGCCATGATGCAGATGAAGAAGATCATTATTGCTGATCTGGAAAATGCATAA
- a CDS encoding beta-N-acetylhexosaminidase: MQHLRLRVFSLLFLFIATNTAAQQLNNIVPKPVKTEAFASGTVALKTNATIEFDSRFKDQANYLQQQLLQQCGLQTNLQLSKTGKTKASIVLQYDASVITKEEMYELTIQQQQVVIKAISVRGVMNGMQTLFQLLPLQKTAEVSLPAGRIIDYPRFAYRGMHLDVVRHMFPLDYIKKYIDYLTFHKFNTFHWHLTDDQGWRIEILSYPKLNSVGSWRDSTLIGHFKDTPARYEHKRYGGYYTRAEVKEIIAYATVRGITIIPEIDIPGHSRATITAYPEFSTDPNNKWGVAATWGMYNRVNNVLAPNPATFTFLRTVFHEIADLFPSPYIHVGGDECSKMWWKQSAATQQFIKDNKLKDEVALQTYFIEQVSKYLKEKKKKVIGWHEIMEGKLDTSTIVMNWANDAKAIEAAGKGFNVIMTPGKPYYFDHFQSKDPKDSLAIHGYNPLQAVYNYDLVPASIKQKGLAHKILGGQANVWTEYMEWSTKVDYMIFPRMTAVSESLWSQPAQKNYTDFVRRLKANIIPRYKYWNSSWFKGFETWTADK; this comes from the coding sequence ATGCAACATTTACGTTTACGTGTTTTTAGTTTACTGTTTCTTTTTATTGCCACGAACACCGCAGCCCAACAGTTGAACAATATTGTTCCGAAGCCTGTAAAGACAGAAGCATTCGCTTCAGGCACTGTGGCATTAAAAACAAATGCTACGATTGAATTTGATAGCAGATTTAAAGACCAGGCAAATTACCTGCAGCAGCAGTTATTGCAACAATGTGGATTGCAAACAAACCTTCAGCTATCTAAAACAGGTAAAACCAAAGCTTCTATAGTTTTGCAATACGATGCATCTGTTATTACAAAAGAAGAAATGTATGAACTGACGATTCAACAACAACAGGTAGTGATCAAAGCAATATCTGTTCGTGGTGTGATGAATGGCATGCAGACCTTGTTTCAATTATTACCACTGCAAAAAACAGCCGAAGTAAGTTTACCTGCCGGTCGCATTATTGACTATCCTCGTTTTGCTTATCGTGGCATGCACCTCGATGTAGTGCGTCATATGTTTCCGTTGGATTACATTAAGAAATATATTGACTATCTCACCTTTCACAAGTTCAATACATTTCATTGGCATTTAACAGATGACCAGGGCTGGCGCATTGAAATACTTTCTTATCCTAAACTGAACAGCGTTGGTTCATGGAGAGATTCTACACTCATTGGTCATTTTAAAGATACACCTGCACGTTACGAACATAAACGTTATGGTGGTTATTATACGAGAGCCGAAGTGAAAGAGATCATTGCTTATGCAACTGTGCGTGGCATTACCATCATACCTGAAATTGATATACCAGGACATAGTCGTGCAACTATCACTGCCTATCCCGAATTCAGTACAGATCCTAATAATAAATGGGGCGTTGCAGCAACATGGGGTATGTACAACCGGGTAAACAATGTGCTTGCACCTAACCCGGCAACATTTACTTTTTTACGTACTGTGTTTCATGAAATAGCTGATCTGTTTCCATCGCCCTATATTCATGTTGGCGGAGATGAGTGCAGTAAAATGTGGTGGAAGCAAAGTGCAGCCACACAACAATTCATCAAAGACAATAAGCTGAAAGATGAAGTAGCACTACAAACTTATTTTATTGAACAGGTGAGTAAATACCTGAAAGAAAAAAAGAAAAAGGTAATTGGCTGGCACGAGATCATGGAAGGAAAACTTGATACATCAACCATTGTGATGAATTGGGCGAACGATGCAAAAGCAATTGAAGCAGCAGGCAAAGGTTTCAATGTGATCATGACACCCGGCAAACCTTATTACTTCGATCATTTTCAAAGCAAAGATCCTAAAGACAGTTTAGCGATCCATGGTTACAATCCGTTACAGGCGGTGTATAATTATGATCTTGTTCCTGCATCCATCAAACAAAAGGGATTGGCGCATAAAATTCTTGGTGGACAAGCAAACGTTTGGACCGAGTATATGGAATGGAGTACAAAAGTTGATTATATGATATTCCCTCGTATGACCGCAGTAAGTGAAAGCTTATGGAGCCAACCGGCGCAAAAAAACTATACTGATTTTGTGCGTCGCTTAAAAGCTAACATCATTCCCCGTTATAAATACTGGAATAGTAGTTGGTTCAAAGGTTTTGAAACATGGACAGCGGACAAATAA
- a CDS encoding AAA domain-containing protein, with protein MHPQIATFLKCIDLEENEQANRYQLDQVHTLKQLKAEGLALHPIIVTRRSFGYADYPEISFKLSFPPEANMFRDGAAIECFISGEEPVKGVLLNLEGKNGEFRLFAPDFPDWIEDNGVGIKLAPDTRTTSIMKKTLQGLENNKPLYSLFEQLHNTSTATHSTIQQHTANIQFRNKKLNESQQQAIANIIANEQLCIVHGPPGTGKTTTLIEAIVQLVQQGEKVLVSAPSNTAVDHLAKGLLQQGINLLRVGNTSKVDELIYKHTPEGKLNNSSALKEIKQLKIRAEEFRKMALKYKRSFGKSEREQRSLLFKEVKNIRTEIKKLQHYNEEKLFAEAQVIAGTPIGLYDADLKQSFHTLVIDEAGQCIEPLAWCIFPMAEKIVLAGDHWQLPPTVLSNEAAVLGFNRSVLEAAIEKTAAVSLLNIQYRMRKAIAGFSSSYFYKDLLHTAEHLQNTGVHLTFIDTAGSGYNETHGPDGVSLQNEGELNIVRQLLEQEQFDPVHTAFISPYSGQVLAAKEQLPNGMRISTIDSFQGQEKENIIVSLVRSNEDGVIGFLKDYRRMNVAMTRAKEKLFVIGDSATIGADTFYGAFLTYVEQHGTYRTVWEFEIQI; from the coding sequence ATGCATCCGCAAATAGCAACATTTTTAAAGTGTATTGATCTCGAAGAGAACGAGCAGGCAAACCGTTACCAGCTTGATCAAGTGCATACATTAAAACAACTGAAAGCCGAAGGCCTTGCCTTACATCCCATTATTGTTACACGCAGAAGCTTTGGCTATGCAGATTATCCTGAAATAAGTTTCAAATTAAGTTTCCCACCTGAAGCAAATATGTTCAGGGATGGAGCAGCAATTGAATGTTTTATTTCGGGTGAAGAACCGGTGAAAGGAGTTTTATTAAATCTTGAGGGAAAGAATGGCGAGTTCCGTTTGTTTGCTCCTGACTTTCCTGATTGGATTGAAGACAATGGTGTAGGTATCAAACTCGCTCCTGATACACGCACAACGAGTATCATGAAAAAAACATTGCAGGGTTTGGAGAATAATAAACCGCTCTATAGTTTATTTGAACAGCTGCATAACACTTCAACTGCTACCCATTCAACAATTCAACAACATACCGCTAACATTCAATTCAGGAATAAGAAGCTGAATGAAAGTCAGCAGCAGGCAATTGCAAACATTATTGCCAATGAACAGCTTTGTATTGTGCATGGCCCTCCCGGTACCGGCAAAACAACCACACTTATTGAAGCTATTGTACAATTGGTGCAGCAAGGTGAAAAAGTTTTGGTATCGGCACCAAGCAATACTGCTGTTGATCATTTAGCAAAAGGATTATTGCAGCAAGGCATTAACCTGTTACGAGTAGGCAATACAAGTAAAGTGGATGAGCTGATCTATAAACATACGCCTGAAGGCAAACTCAATAACAGCAGCGCATTAAAAGAGATCAAGCAACTAAAAATCCGTGCCGAAGAATTCAGGAAGATGGCACTGAAATACAAACGGAGTTTTGGAAAGTCTGAACGTGAACAACGAAGCCTGTTATTTAAAGAAGTAAAAAATATACGAACTGAAATAAAAAAACTGCAGCATTATAACGAAGAAAAATTATTTGCAGAAGCACAAGTGATTGCAGGAACGCCTATTGGATTGTATGATGCTGATCTGAAACAATCATTTCACACGCTGGTAATCGATGAAGCAGGGCAATGTATTGAGCCATTGGCCTGGTGCATTTTCCCAATGGCCGAAAAGATCGTATTGGCGGGTGATCATTGGCAGTTACCTCCTACTGTGTTGAGTAATGAAGCAGCAGTGCTTGGCTTCAATCGATCAGTTTTAGAAGCAGCTATTGAAAAGACAGCAGCAGTTTCGTTGCTGAATATTCAATACCGTATGCGCAAAGCCATTGCAGGTTTCAGCAGCAGTTATTTTTATAAGGACCTTTTGCATACTGCTGAGCATTTGCAAAACACCGGAGTACATTTAACATTCATTGATACCGCAGGTTCAGGTTATAATGAAACACATGGACCGGATGGTGTGAGTTTACAAAATGAAGGCGAGCTAAACATTGTTCGTCAATTATTGGAACAGGAACAGTTCGATCCCGTTCATACTGCTTTTATTTCACCTTATTCGGGTCAAGTGTTGGCTGCAAAAGAACAATTGCCAAATGGCATGCGCATCAGCACTATTGACAGCTTCCAGGGGCAGGAAAAAGAAAACATTATTGTATCATTAGTACGAAGTAATGAAGATGGCGTTATTGGCTTCTTAAAAGATTACCGTCGTATGAATGTGGCAATGACAAGAGCCAAGGAAAAACTCTTTGTGATTGGTGATAGTGCAACCATAGGTGCAGATACATTTTACGGAGCATTCTTAACTTATGTGGAGCAACACGGCACTTACAGAACAGTGTGGGAATTTGAAATACAGATCTGA
- a CDS encoding S9 family peptidase: protein MRIFVSIIMMFLSVALFAQQPAAKKGNYALAARFSPEKINKMLFSTSVDPHWLKLTDRFWYVYETREGKTWYIVDATKGSKRAMFDHAKLAAEITKIVKDPFDAQHLPIEKLKFTKDENSITFEIKSTIDEVKKDTAAARTGGRGGARPGAPAATEKKIFYFEYNLNTAVLTELKDYQKPKDRLMWASFSPDKKYVLFSKKHNLYYMDSANYRKAQIKEEDSTIVEYQLTTDGVEDYGYGGGFGNETNVDKEKNKDKRKSVFVMWSPDGKHFVLTRTDNRKVKDLWVINNIAEPRPTLETYKYQMPGEKEAPIRELYIFNFESKTSKKINAAAFKDQEIAVWSSPLKQSQRDEENRATIWHGTNEKFYMSRTSRDLKRIDACAVNVSSGSVTPLIEERMNTYVENRRLGLINAGKELIEWSERDGWAHFYLYDENGKLKNQITSGAFHCEDIESIDEKNRVLYFTANGREPNEDPYYLHLYRINFDGTGLKLLTRAGYDNNASMDDNIRYFVNTYSRVNTVPVSLLQDNNGRTIMELEKTDMSGLLEAGYKFPEPFKVKAADGITDLYGVMYKPFDFDSTKTYPIIEYVYPGPQTEAVNKAFGRGMDRVDRLAQLGFVVITVGNRGGHPSRSKWYHNYGYGNLRDYGLADKKAAIEQLSYRHKFIDASKVGIHGHSGGGFMSTAAMLVYPDFFKVAVSSAGNHENNIYNRWWSEKHHGVKEQVSDKGDTSFVYSIERNPELAKNLKGRLMLSHGDIDNNVHPANTIRMANALIKANKRFELVVLPGQRHGYGTMTEYFFWKMCDYFCRYLLGDDSQPVDMEEMNREIERGDPGK from the coding sequence ATGAGAATTTTTGTCAGCATCATTATGATGTTTCTGTCTGTTGCATTGTTTGCACAGCAGCCGGCTGCTAAAAAAGGCAATTACGCTTTAGCTGCCCGTTTTTCACCAGAGAAAATTAATAAAATGTTATTCAGCACGTCGGTTGATCCGCATTGGCTGAAACTCACTGATCGTTTCTGGTATGTGTACGAAACACGTGAAGGAAAGACCTGGTACATTGTTGATGCAACAAAGGGTAGCAAACGTGCCATGTTCGATCATGCAAAGCTTGCAGCAGAGATCACGAAGATTGTAAAAGATCCATTTGATGCACAACACTTGCCAATTGAAAAACTGAAATTCACAAAAGATGAAAACAGTATTACGTTTGAAATCAAGAGTACCATTGATGAAGTAAAGAAAGATACTGCTGCAGCACGTACAGGTGGAAGAGGTGGAGCCCGTCCGGGAGCACCTGCAGCAACAGAGAAAAAAATATTCTATTTTGAATACAATCTCAACACAGCGGTATTAACTGAACTGAAGGATTATCAAAAACCGAAAGACCGATTAATGTGGGCCTCGTTCTCGCCCGATAAAAAATATGTTCTCTTCTCTAAAAAACATAACCTGTATTATATGGATAGTGCAAACTACCGTAAAGCACAGATCAAAGAAGAAGACAGTACCATTGTTGAGTACCAGTTAACAACTGATGGTGTTGAAGATTACGGTTATGGTGGTGGTTTCGGTAATGAAACCAATGTAGACAAGGAAAAAAATAAGGATAAGCGCAAATCAGTGTTTGTGATGTGGAGTCCGGATGGTAAACATTTTGTACTTACACGTACTGATAATCGAAAAGTAAAAGATCTCTGGGTAATCAACAACATTGCAGAACCACGTCCTACACTTGAAACCTACAAGTACCAGATGCCCGGCGAAAAAGAAGCGCCTATACGTGAGCTTTATATTTTCAATTTTGAAAGTAAAACATCAAAGAAAATTAATGCGGCTGCATTTAAAGACCAGGAGATCGCTGTATGGTCTTCTCCTTTAAAGCAAAGTCAACGTGATGAAGAAAACCGTGCTACTATCTGGCATGGCACCAACGAGAAGTTTTACATGTCACGTACAAGTCGTGATCTGAAACGTATTGACGCATGTGCTGTAAATGTAAGCAGCGGGTCTGTTACTCCGTTGATCGAAGAGCGCATGAACACTTATGTTGAAAATCGCAGACTTGGGTTGATAAATGCGGGTAAAGAATTAATTGAATGGAGTGAGCGTGATGGCTGGGCACATTTTTATTTGTATGATGAAAATGGCAAACTCAAAAACCAGATTACCAGTGGTGCTTTCCATTGCGAGGATATCGAAAGTATTGATGAAAAGAATCGTGTATTGTATTTCACGGCCAATGGTCGTGAACCAAATGAAGATCCATACTATCTGCATCTGTATCGTATCAATTTCGATGGTACAGGTTTGAAATTACTTACACGTGCCGGTTATGATAACAATGCAAGTATGGATGACAACATCCGCTACTTTGTAAATACTTATTCACGTGTGAACACTGTGCCGGTTTCGTTGTTGCAGGATAATAACGGCCGAACTATTATGGAACTGGAAAAAACAGATATGAGCGGTTTGCTTGAAGCTGGATATAAATTCCCGGAACCATTTAAAGTGAAAGCAGCAGATGGTATTACTGATCTGTATGGTGTCATGTACAAGCCATTTGATTTCGATAGCACAAAAACATATCCCATCATCGAATATGTTTATCCGGGTCCTCAAACAGAAGCGGTTAACAAAGCCTTTGGTCGTGGTATGGATCGTGTTGATCGTCTGGCGCAATTAGGTTTTGTGGTGATCACAGTTGGTAATCGTGGTGGTCATCCATCACGCAGTAAATGGTATCATAACTATGGCTATGGCAACCTGCGTGATTATGGTTTGGCTGATAAAAAAGCAGCGATCGAACAACTAAGCTATCGTCATAAATTTATTGATGCAAGTAAAGTGGGTATTCATGGGCATAGTGGTGGTGGTTTTATGAGTACTGCAGCGATGTTGGTATATCCTGATTTCTTTAAGGTGGCAGTAAGCAGCGCAGGTAACCATGAGAATAATATTTACAACCGTTGGTGGAGTGAGAAACATCACGGTGTAAAAGAACAGGTGAGTGATAAAGGTGATACCAGCTTTGTTTATTCAATTGAGCGTAATCCCGAATTAGCGAAGAACCTGAAAGGACGTTTGATGTTGAGTCATGGTGATATTGATAATAACGTACACCCTGCTAATACTATCCGCATGGCAAATGCATTGATCAAAGCGAATAAACGTTTCGAACTTGTTGTATTGCCTGGTCAGCGTCATGGTTATGGAACAATGACTGAATATTTCTTCTGGAAAATGTGCGATTATTTCTGCCGTTACTTGTTAGGCGATGATTCGCAGCCGGTAGATATGGAAGAAATGAACCGTGAAATTGAGCGTGGCGATCCCGGCAAATAA
- a CDS encoding T9SS type B sorting domain-containing protein — protein sequence MKIHQHGTIRTHMVTVLTGLFLCLSSNAQICPPNIDFERGDFANWTAYTGSVSAGSGTNTITLSPNGFPGGGQHEMFSRSLNATDRDMFGGFPVVCPNGSGYSVKLGNTMGGAQAEGLAYEFTIPANMNNYSITYHYAVVFEGPNHRIEEQPRLEIEVLNVSDNKVIECSSFEFIPFGSGLPGFFEAPVRANENTPVWVKDWTAVTINLNGQAGKTIRLFFKTADCTFVRHFGYAYIDVNTECTGEFTGATYCPNDTLVNVVAPFGFQDYKWFNSNFSQLLGSSQYLVLRPPFPTGSLLAVEVTPFNGYGCKDTLYARLVDTLTLKANAGSDTVYCGSVPILIGENPKPGLTYRWSPATGLSNPNIANPFATPAFSTQYVVTVFSGGGGCFKRDTVFVTSTSPDTTLQFLGSTMFCSTSASDSAVLIVSPDVNVQWFRDGIILSGANQNRLRLTKSGSYYAVVKNADGCALNTRSVSVTIEDPVPGQTYPIQYTFQNTALPLQSRPIGIEVAWLPPIYLNNADTSSPVFERDNIGDQLYQIRMITRVGCVTIDTQLVKTIKEVTVYVPNVFTPNNDNLNDRFYPVTDGIKTIYSFKVFNRWGMELFDWPVGSLGWDGTYKGIPQNPGAYVWQFSGIGIDGKIYNRKGMLTIIR from the coding sequence ATGAAGATTCATCAACATGGAACTATTCGTACACATATGGTAACAGTGCTTACCGGCTTGTTTCTATGTTTATCTTCCAACGCACAAATTTGTCCCCCGAATATAGATTTTGAACGAGGTGATTTTGCTAACTGGACTGCGTACACTGGCTCAGTATCTGCAGGAAGTGGCACCAATACGATCACATTATCGCCTAACGGATTTCCGGGTGGTGGACAGCATGAAATGTTCAGCAGATCTCTTAATGCAACAGATCGAGATATGTTTGGAGGATTTCCGGTTGTATGTCCTAACGGTAGCGGCTACTCTGTTAAATTAGGAAATACAATGGGGGGCGCACAGGCAGAAGGACTCGCCTATGAGTTTACGATTCCTGCCAACATGAACAATTATTCAATTACCTATCATTATGCAGTAGTATTTGAAGGACCAAATCATCGCATAGAAGAACAGCCACGTCTTGAAATTGAAGTCTTGAATGTATCGGACAATAAAGTGATCGAATGTTCATCGTTTGAATTTATTCCATTTGGTAGTGGACTTCCAGGTTTTTTTGAAGCACCTGTAAGAGCAAATGAAAACACACCAGTTTGGGTTAAAGACTGGACGGCTGTAACCATCAACTTAAATGGGCAGGCTGGTAAAACCATTCGCTTATTTTTCAAAACAGCTGATTGTACTTTTGTTCGTCATTTTGGTTATGCATACATTGATGTTAATACAGAATGTACCGGCGAGTTTACAGGAGCTACATACTGCCCTAATGATACACTCGTGAATGTAGTTGCGCCATTCGGTTTCCAGGATTACAAGTGGTTCAACAGTAACTTTTCACAATTGTTAGGTAGCAGCCAGTATTTAGTATTACGTCCGCCATTCCCGACAGGTTCATTACTTGCTGTTGAAGTAACACCATTTAATGGATATGGCTGTAAGGATACTTTATATGCGAGATTGGTTGATACGCTTACATTAAAAGCCAATGCAGGGTCCGATACGGTTTACTGTGGTTCTGTCCCTATACTTATAGGGGAAAATCCAAAACCGGGTTTGACTTACCGTTGGTCGCCGGCAACGGGTTTATCCAATCCAAACATTGCCAACCCATTTGCAACGCCGGCATTTTCCACGCAATATGTAGTTACCGTGTTTAGTGGAGGTGGCGGATGTTTTAAAAGGGATACTGTTTTTGTTACTTCTACCTCGCCTGATACCACTTTGCAATTCCTCGGTTCAACAATGTTTTGCAGTACGTCGGCATCTGATAGTGCAGTATTGATTGTTTCGCCGGATGTGAATGTGCAGTGGTTCAGAGATGGTATTATATTATCAGGTGCAAATCAAAACCGATTGCGCTTAACAAAATCGGGCAGCTATTATGCTGTTGTAAAAAATGCTGATGGATGTGCATTAAATACACGGAGTGTTTCTGTAACAATTGAAGATCCCGTGCCCGGGCAAACCTATCCAATACAATATACGTTTCAAAATACAGCACTTCCATTGCAATCGAGGCCGATTGGTATAGAAGTAGCATGGCTGCCGCCGATTTATCTGAATAATGCTGACACAAGCTCTCCGGTTTTTGAGCGGGATAACATTGGCGATCAGTTATATCAAATACGAATGATCACAAGAGTAGGATGCGTTACTATAGATACTCAGCTTGTGAAAACAATTAAAGAAGTAACGGTGTACGTACCCAATGTGTTTACGCCTAATAATGATAATTTAAACGATCGTTTTTATCCCGTAACGGACGGTATCAAAACGATCTACTCGTTTAAAGTATTTAATCGTTGGGGCATGGAACTGTTCGACTGGCCTGTTGGTAGTCTTGGCTGGGATGGAACGTATAAAGGCATTCCACAGAATCCCGGGGCATATGTATGGCAGTTCAGCGGTATAGGTATTGATGGGAAAATTTATAACCGTAAAGGTATGCTCACCATCATCCGTTGA
- a CDS encoding outer membrane beta-barrel protein, with protein MKAIYGSVFCLLVTIQMQAHTIQPDTSGKGKSKGNVEYGWKVEAGEAFSSMSISDVSERTTLSPKLSFRAGVSFIADDFRVGRLIVSAQYQEGGLKVTTKGVEDGLLMLRYLNIPVQYHFYIGRSKRLFAGGGGYIAALLSHSTEQMSLNFEKYKNYDAGALLTAGYRLTPRILLEGGVQRGFVDVDVSEARRSSRNGMAFLLLSFTMGSSTSGHIKQATLTCRKSGSDK; from the coding sequence ATGAAAGCAATTTATGGATCAGTTTTTTGCTTGCTGGTTACAATACAAATGCAGGCGCACACTATACAACCAGACACTTCCGGGAAAGGAAAGAGTAAAGGAAATGTTGAATATGGCTGGAAGGTGGAAGCAGGTGAAGCTTTTTCAAGCATGTCGATCTCTGATGTGTCGGAACGAACAACTCTCAGCCCTAAGTTGTCATTTCGTGCCGGCGTTTCATTTATAGCTGATGATTTTCGTGTTGGCCGCTTGATTGTTAGTGCACAATATCAAGAGGGAGGTTTAAAGGTTACAACAAAGGGTGTTGAAGACGGGCTTCTCATGCTACGCTATCTGAATATTCCTGTGCAATATCATTTTTATATCGGCCGCTCAAAACGTTTGTTTGCAGGAGGCGGCGGATATATTGCAGCATTACTATCACACAGTACTGAACAGATGAGTTTGAATTTTGAAAAATATAAAAACTATGATGCAGGTGCATTGTTAACTGCAGGTTACCGCTTAACTCCCCGTATTCTTTTAGAGGGAGGAGTACAAAGAGGTTTTGTAGATGTTGATGTATCAGAAGCACGACGTTCTTCAAGAAACGGAATGGCTTTTCTATTGCTGAGTTTTACAATGGGCTCTTCCACATCAGGTCATATAAAACAGGCAACACTCACCTGTCGTAAATCAGGAAGTGATAAATAA
- a CDS encoding FKBP-type peptidyl-prolyl cis-trans isomerase, producing MKYFLFIAISIFLNANVSAQNNADKTFPLADSLRANGLLVQVNAQQINTRKEVKAGVQSGDVKLFIEANKKEKEIVLSFPETAIVVAKGINVEEDDKDELEWEYDLPVNEVVQLYLATASDSAANFTLYSGYVYYSKQNKWKLIGTCKINGTWGALKSALTFISNTKKQPTALSIPQVWVQRGNGSFVELSATAAKAPVLAPFSSIDSVQQAAIDEQLIQQAITSGKTDAKLKGNDVYYTIMKEGTGRNVLVTDTVVVYYKGYLLEDGSVFDQTKDKTATFPLSRLIRGWQLAVPYCKVGGKIKIVIPSGLAYSIRTRAAKIPPNSPLVFEVEVVDVKPQL from the coding sequence ATGAAATACTTCTTATTTATTGCGATCAGTATTTTTCTCAACGCAAATGTATCTGCGCAAAATAATGCGGATAAAACATTTCCATTGGCTGATAGTTTAAGGGCAAATGGTTTGCTTGTACAAGTGAACGCACAACAGATCAACACACGAAAAGAAGTAAAAGCAGGTGTACAGAGTGGTGATGTGAAATTATTTATTGAAGCAAATAAGAAGGAAAAAGAGATCGTATTGAGTTTTCCTGAAACCGCAATTGTTGTTGCAAAAGGAATTAACGTGGAAGAAGACGATAAAGATGAACTGGAATGGGAATATGATCTTCCGGTAAACGAAGTTGTACAACTATATCTTGCTACGGCAAGTGACTCTGCTGCAAACTTCACACTGTACTCAGGGTATGTTTATTATTCCAAACAAAATAAATGGAAGCTGATCGGTACCTGTAAAATAAATGGCACATGGGGTGCTTTAAAATCAGCCTTAACTTTTATTTCAAATACTAAAAAACAACCAACAGCTTTGAGTATTCCGCAGGTTTGGGTACAACGGGGCAATGGCTCATTCGTTGAATTATCTGCAACAGCTGCTAAAGCACCAGTACTAGCACCATTCTCCAGTATTGACAGTGTGCAGCAGGCAGCAATTGATGAACAGCTTATTCAACAGGCCATCACATCAGGTAAGACAGATGCAAAACTCAAGGGGAATGATGTTTATTACACAATCATGAAAGAAGGCACAGGGCGTAACGTTTTAGTGACAGACACAGTGGTGGTTTACTACAAAGGTTATTTACTTGAAGATGGTTCAGTATTCGATCAAACAAAAGATAAGACTGCAACGTTCCCTCTAAGCCGCTTGATCCGTGGCTGGCAGCTGGCTGTACCTTACTGCAAAGTGGGGGGAAAGATCAAAATAGTGATACCATCAGGTCTTGCATATTCCATTCGCACAAGAGCTGCAAAAATTCCACCCAATAGCCCGCTAGTGTTTGAAGTTGAAGTGGTTGACGTAAAACCGCAGTTATAG